From the genome of Gemmatimonadales bacterium:
GGTTCGCGTCGCGCGTCACCGACCCCGTAAACGCGTCGCGCAGTTGCCTGACCCCGTACGCGATCGTGTTGGCGGTCAACGCGATCGTGAATCCGGCCAACGCCACGCACGCCACAACACCCCACGGGGGCGCCAGCAGGCACAGCGCCGGAACGAACGCACCGAGCCGGCCTCCACCCGCTCGCCCCCACGTTCCCGCCAACGCGCGCGGCGCAGACGTGACTGGCACTGCCGGGGTCGGCACCGCGTCGAAACACGGCCCCGACTGTGCAAAGTCGAACAGCCACACCGTCTGCCCATCAGGTCCGGTCTGCACACGCGACCAGAACGCGTCGCGATCCGGCAACGCTGCCCCGTCCACAGCCGCTCCGATCCTGCCGAGCTGCTGCCACGCGTCCAGCACGATCCCGGTGAAGCGATGCACCACGTCGTTCCACGACTTGATCACGCCGCACGAAACTTGACCGGCCCGCACGTCCAGCCGCAACTGATCGGCGCGCGCCGCCAAGTCGATCCGTTGGCGCTCGATCCATTCCAAGTGCGCGGCAAACGCGTCGAGGTTCGCGCGGACGTCGGCCGGAACATCGCCCGGCACGTCCGTATCGCCCCCGCCATCATCCACGCCGAGCCGGCCCAGCCCGCGCGCGGCGCCCAACAGGCCCACGGGCGTCAGGCGCGTCCCCGTTCGCGGCACCGCCGCGCGCGCCACGCCCGTGATCCGGCGCAACGTCTCGCGCGGATCCTCGTCGCGCGCGCGCGACGCCGCGTAGCTGTGCATCAGAGGAGTGCTGCGTCGCATGGTCGCTATCCTATCACGCCGCCCACGGCTGTAAACCCGGCGAGAGCCGTGCTTCCCACTCGCGCCGCTTCGCGATCACCGCGTCCACGTAGTTCTGCGTGCGCTTGGGCGCCGCCGCGTAGCGCCGCCCCGAGTTGTAGCCGGCCAGGACGTCCGACCACGGACCCCCCGCGCCGCCCGCGCCGAAGCGATCCAACCAGTGGTCCAACACGCGCAAGCCCACCTCGATCGATACGTCTGGATCGAACAAGTCCTCGGGCCGATCTACAAGATCGCCGCCCCGATCCAGCGCCACCGCGAACAACACCTGCGTCAACCCGAAGCTGCCCCAGGCGCAACAATCGGTCCCTCGCGGGTGCGCGGCGCGCGCTGTCGCCGTCCAGTCGGCCACCCAGACACACGGCTCGTGGCGCACCGCGCGCGGGCGAAAGTCGCTCTCCTGGCCGACCAGCGCCAGCACCAGCGGCAGCGACGCCGCGTGCGTGTCCCCGGCGCGCTGGTAGGCCAGCGCCACGCGCTCCCACGGCACGGCCGGACCAGAATCGACCGGCCCGCAACCGCACGCGGCCAGGGCAGCGGCGCGATCCCCCGCATCGCACGCCGCTGCCACCTGTACGACCGACGCGTGGTGCTGTACCGGCCGCGACCCTCGCCGAGCGACCAGCGCCAGCGCCCCGGCCCCGGCGGCGTAGATCACCAGGGACCAGACCACGCCGGCTCTCCCGCCTAGTACGTGGTCTGGGGGATCGCTTGCGCCGAGTGCTGGACCGCTTCGGCGAAGCGCGTGCCGGGGATGATCGGGA
Proteins encoded in this window:
- a CDS encoding lytic transglycosylase domain-containing protein, with the protein product MVWSLVIYAAGAGALALVARRGSRPVQHHASVVQVAAACDAGDRAAALAACGCGPVDSGPAVPWERVALAYQRAGDTHAASLPLVLALVGQESDFRPRAVRHEPCVWVADWTATARAAHPRGTDCCAWGSFGLTQVLFAVALDRGGDLVDRPEDLFDPDVSIEVGLRVLDHWLDRFGAGGAGGPWSDVLAGYNSGRRYAAAPKRTQNYVDAVIAKRREWEARLSPGLQPWAA